The following are encoded together in the Robertmurraya sp. FSL R5-0851 genome:
- a CDS encoding ATP-binding cassette domain-containing protein — protein MSFLKLEHIHHTYFTKTSATTALSDISLEVEEGEFISFLGPSGCGKTTLLSIIAGLFQPTEGTILLENRSVNKSKKKIGYMLQQDYLFPWKTIEENILLGLKIFGIEDSAKKEYAFSLLEEMGLKGYEKQYPKQLSGGMRQRVALVRTLVTEPKLLMLDEPFSALDYQTKLRLEDLVSETLKSFGKTAILVTHDIGEAIAMSDRIYLFSARPGQIYQSFEVPKELRELSPFQARNQEIYSQLFQEIWKELESLES, from the coding sequence ATGAGCTTTTTAAAGCTAGAACATATCCATCACACGTATTTTACTAAGACCTCTGCTACAACGGCCCTCTCCGACATTTCACTTGAAGTTGAGGAAGGAGAATTCATCTCCTTCCTTGGTCCGAGTGGATGCGGAAAAACAACCCTACTTTCAATCATAGCAGGATTATTTCAACCAACGGAAGGTACCATCCTGCTTGAGAATCGTTCTGTTAACAAATCTAAAAAAAAGATCGGATATATGCTCCAGCAAGATTATTTATTTCCTTGGAAAACCATTGAGGAAAATATATTGCTTGGTTTAAAAATTTTTGGAATTGAAGACAGTGCTAAAAAGGAATATGCCTTTTCTCTTCTTGAAGAAATGGGATTAAAGGGCTATGAAAAACAATATCCTAAACAACTCTCTGGTGGAATGAGACAACGAGTTGCACTAGTTAGGACTTTAGTAACGGAACCGAAGTTACTTATGCTAGATGAACCATTTTCTGCTCTAGACTATCAAACAAAACTTCGACTAGAGGATCTTGTGTCTGAGACACTAAAATCCTTCGGAAAAACAGCCATCCTTGTCACACATGATATTGGAGAAGCTATCGCCATGAGTGACAGAATTTATTTATTTTCTGCTCGTCCTGGCCAAATTTACCAGTCATTTGAGGTTCCAAAGGAGTTAAGAGAACTCTCTCCTTTTCAAGCAAGAAATCAAGAAATTTATTCTCAGCTATTCCAAGAAATATGGAAGGAGTTGGAATCACTTGAATCATAA
- a CDS encoding ABC transporter permease subunit codes for MNHNQPVELLHKNYIKKLTYEKRWVRFYQFIIFFVFFLGWEISSKKQWIDPLIFSAPSKVWDLFIKKIQDGTLFVDLGYTLSETVLGFILGTLLGTILAAILWWSPFLSKVLDPYLVILNAMPKVALGPILIVALGPNMTSIIAMGAIISVIITTIVVYTAFKEVDPNYIKVLQTFGATRSQCFKEAILPACFPTIISTLKVNVGLSWVGVIVGEFLVSSKGLGYMIIYGFQVFNFTLVLLSLLVIAVFATIMYQLVELLERKLIKSN; via the coding sequence TTGAATCATAACCAGCCAGTAGAGCTCCTTCATAAGAATTATATTAAAAAGCTCACATATGAAAAAAGATGGGTCCGTTTCTACCAATTTATTATCTTCTTTGTATTTTTCTTAGGATGGGAGATTTCAAGCAAGAAACAATGGATTGACCCATTAATCTTTAGTGCCCCTTCAAAAGTATGGGATTTATTCATAAAAAAAATCCAAGATGGTACACTTTTCGTAGACTTAGGTTACACGTTATCAGAAACCGTTCTTGGTTTTATTTTAGGAACACTTCTAGGAACCATTCTTGCTGCCATTCTCTGGTGGTCACCTTTCCTGTCAAAGGTACTTGATCCCTATTTAGTCATTTTAAATGCTATGCCCAAGGTTGCCTTAGGTCCAATATTAATCGTTGCACTTGGTCCAAATATGACTTCTATTATTGCGATGGGTGCAATCATCTCGGTCATCATTACGACCATTGTTGTTTATACAGCGTTTAAAGAAGTGGATCCCAATTATATTAAAGTACTACAAACATTCGGTGCCACCAGATCCCAATGTTTCAAAGAGGCCATCCTTCCAGCTTGTTTCCCTACTATCATTTCAACACTTAAGGTGAATGTTGGACTCTCTTGGGTTGGGGTCATCGTTGGAGAATTCCTCGTTTCGTCTAAAGGACTGGGGTATATGATTATCTATGGCTTTCAGGTATTTAATTTCACCCTTGTACTACTCTCCTTACTGGTTATTGCCGTTTTCGCGACCATCATGTACCAGTTAGTTGAGCTATTAGAAAGAAAATTGATTAAAAGTAATTAA
- the ytkD gene encoding RNA deprotection pyrophosphohydrolase, whose amino-acid sequence MEMFRDHLGAQVLLSFGENRFGAIVKHVLILSKYKNGWLLTKHKKRGLEFPGGKVEPGETLVEAATREVFEETGGVLNKLIKIGHYEVRNGDESFVKAIFYGEIKELIRKDDFLETDGPVFIDDPYLSDRLSDDYSFIMKDAVVEKSMHYIQTHLL is encoded by the coding sequence ATGGAGATGTTTAGGGATCATTTGGGAGCACAAGTGTTGCTCTCGTTTGGAGAAAATAGGTTTGGTGCTATTGTCAAACATGTTCTTATTTTAAGTAAATATAAAAATGGGTGGTTACTGACCAAACATAAAAAAAGAGGTCTTGAATTTCCTGGTGGGAAAGTGGAGCCCGGGGAAACATTAGTGGAAGCTGCAACCCGGGAAGTATTCGAAGAGACAGGCGGCGTGTTAAATAAGTTAATAAAAATTGGTCATTATGAAGTTCGTAATGGGGATGAGAGCTTTGTTAAAGCGATTTTTTACGGAGAGATTAAGGAACTGATAAGGAAAGATGACTTTCTAGAAACGGATGGCCCTGTGTTCATTGATGATCCATACCTAAGTGATCGATTGAGTGATGATTATAGTTTTATTATGAAGGATGCTGTGGTTGAAAAGAGTATGCATTACATACAAACGCATTTGCTGTAA
- a CDS encoding hydrolase, with protein sequence MDNERKTYYISVSTGEITQSRTSSPWNFKIEATDDEIIQLREYFDQNHANDWENFFRAHVPYVQYHHDRENDAYDSVTVQVYNMIYNLGDEEAKKHIESMGILNNKPLT encoded by the coding sequence ATGGATAATGAGAGAAAGACATACTATATTTCGGTTAGCACAGGAGAAATCACACAAAGCAGAACGAGCTCTCCTTGGAATTTTAAAATTGAAGCCACAGATGATGAGATCATTCAGCTTCGTGAGTATTTTGATCAAAATCATGCAAATGACTGGGAAAACTTTTTCCGTGCACACGTTCCATATGTACAATATCATCATGATAGAGAAAATGATGCCTATGATTCAGTTACAGTTCAAGTGTATAACATGATTTATAATCTCGGTGATGAAGAAGCTAAAAAACATATTGAGTCTATGGGTATTCTAAACAACAAACCGCTTACGTAA
- a CDS encoding DUF6154 family protein — translation MKLVDEIYEFYRHKLTGDEEDIDMLAFAFLEELTQEDLLNIIKDLDKQELYDLVGVYLIEGLKGKFAQEEYGQRKIPNFQQRNFH, via the coding sequence GTGAAGCTTGTAGATGAAATATACGAGTTTTATCGGCACAAGTTAACAGGTGATGAAGAAGATATTGATATGCTTGCTTTTGCCTTTTTAGAGGAGTTAACGCAAGAAGATTTGCTAAATATTATTAAGGATCTCGATAAGCAGGAATTGTACGATTTAGTTGGTGTCTATCTCATTGAAGGATTGAAAGGGAAATTTGCTCAAGAAGAATACGGCCAACGGAAAATCCCAAACTTCCAACAACGGAACTTTCACTAA
- a CDS encoding methyl-accepting chemotaxis protein, protein MVSTQEKNLNVSVLMNELKQENSKMEGVMQNIKDISMKSNILALNSGIEAARAGEAGRAFSVVAKEIKKFAQDCLDSSKASESIIKSIQTKANNIIALRTVDIAFDTIDKIDRNLFERNCDVQAWATFDAIKECLIQPTPASKKTAEAFMKNIYKIYEVYFDLFVVDLSGEILVAAQNQSQVGRNMSDREWFQETVKTNDVYVTDMYYSSVVEGHTMGYSSPVRNDAGEVIGVFTTRFNWEYIYDIIDRVQTDEKSKLYAINSEGYVIASKDRTEILKTKLTHLKAVQNILSGRETRGYTIEDNQIFAYSLTEGYNAYKGKGWSVIVAESI, encoded by the coding sequence ATGGTCAGTACTCAAGAGAAAAATTTAAATGTATCCGTGCTGATGAATGAATTAAAGCAAGAAAATAGTAAGATGGAAGGTGTTATGCAAAATATTAAAGACATTTCCATGAAATCCAATATATTAGCATTAAATTCAGGAATTGAGGCAGCAAGAGCAGGGGAAGCAGGACGAGCATTTTCAGTTGTTGCCAAGGAGATTAAAAAGTTTGCTCAAGATTGCTTAGATTCTAGCAAAGCAAGTGAGAGTATTATTAAAAGTATACAAACAAAGGCAAATAATATTATTGCATTAAGAACGGTAGATATTGCCTTTGATACGATTGATAAAATTGATCGGAATTTATTTGAAAGAAATTGTGATGTTCAAGCATGGGCAACCTTTGATGCCATTAAGGAATGTTTAATTCAGCCTACTCCTGCTTCAAAAAAGACAGCTGAAGCATTTATGAAAAATATTTATAAGATTTATGAAGTGTATTTTGATTTATTCGTTGTTGATTTATCGGGAGAAATTCTGGTTGCCGCGCAAAATCAGAGTCAAGTAGGGCGAAATATGAGTGACCGGGAGTGGTTTCAAGAAACGGTAAAAACAAACGATGTGTACGTTACAGATATGTACTATTCTTCTGTTGTTGAAGGGCATACCATGGGGTATTCTAGTCCGGTTCGAAATGATGCAGGGGAAGTCATTGGGGTATTCACCACCCGATTTAACTGGGAGTACATTTATGACATTATTGACCGCGTTCAAACAGATGAAAAAAGTAAGCTCTATGCCATCAATTCAGAAGGTTATGTTATCGCTTCAAAGGACCGTACCGAGATTTTAAAAACCAAGCTCACTCATTTAAAAGCTGTCCAAAATATTCTATCCGGAAGAGAAACTCGAGGGTATACGATTGAGGATAATCAAATTTTCGCATACTCATTAACAGAAGGGTATAATGCCTATAAAGGTAAAGGTTGGTCAGTTATTGTTGCAGAGTCTATATAG
- a CDS encoding ferritin-like domain-containing protein, with protein MDNKLHDVLNSQISNWSVLFVKLHNFHWYIKGKDFFTLHTKFEEFYNEAAIHIDELAERLLSIGGEPIATMKEYLEKSSIKESTGSETAVEMVQSLSSDFSMLIEELKSGMSLAEEMDDEATGDMFLAIHSTLEKHVWMLKAYLGESV; from the coding sequence ATGGATAATAAACTACATGATGTGTTAAACAGCCAAATCTCTAACTGGAGCGTGTTATTTGTAAAGCTACATAATTTTCATTGGTATATTAAAGGCAAAGACTTTTTTACACTGCATACAAAATTTGAGGAGTTTTATAACGAAGCAGCTATTCATATTGACGAGTTAGCCGAAAGACTCCTATCCATAGGCGGAGAGCCCATTGCTACTATGAAGGAGTACCTAGAGAAATCCAGCATCAAAGAGTCTACAGGTAGTGAAACAGCGGTTGAAATGGTTCAAAGCCTATCAAGTGATTTTTCAATGTTAATTGAAGAACTAAAAAGTGGAATGTCTCTAGCGGAAGAGATGGACGACGAGGCAACAGGTGACATGTTCCTAGCGATCCATTCCACACTAGAAAAACATGTATGGATGTTAAAAGCCTACCTAGGTGAATCAGTGTAA
- the ytzI gene encoding YtzI protein — protein sequence MITVLIICLIIVGIVLLLSVVTTSKAYSYKHTVDSLEDNPNIHTESDQKKEE from the coding sequence ATGATAACTGTTCTAATTATTTGTCTCATCATTGTAGGTATTGTCTTACTTTTATCGGTTGTCACCACTTCAAAGGCCTATTCATATAAACATACCGTTGATTCACTTGAGGATAACCCAAATATACATACAGAAAGCGATCAAAAAAAAGAAGAGTGA
- the cls gene encoding cardiolipin synthase: MNILSIFVGIIFFLNILLAIIVIFLERRDPSATWAWILVLFFIPVLGFIMYLLFGQNLSRKKMFYWEDRDKVGIESLIKEQITQLNQRSFPFQNSTEEKSRDLIHMHLINNAATFSQHNDIQIFTDGKEKFYSLFHDIENAKDHIHLQYYIIKNDELGRRLMKVLSQKARTGVKVRVLYDELGSRSLRKSFFKELRQAGGEVEAFFPSKLPLINLRLNYRNHRKLAIIDGKIGYVGGFNVGDEYLGLNKRFGYWRDTHIRIVGEAVHPIQTRFILDWNQASYRYDINYSPRYFQHPISSGDVGLQIVTSGPDSEWEQIKNGYIKMISLAKETIFIQTPYFIPDSSLLDALRIACLCGVDVKIMIPNKPDHMFVYWATYFYVGEMLKAGAKIYIYEKGFIHSKSIVVDHEIASVGTANIDVRSFRLNFEVNAFIYHKGFSNILMEQFSEDMKASTELTLENYIKRPVKIRLKESISRLLSPIL; this comes from the coding sequence GTGAATATACTTTCTATTTTTGTTGGAATTATTTTCTTCCTCAACATTTTACTTGCTATCATTGTCATTTTTTTAGAAAGAAGAGATCCTAGTGCCACCTGGGCCTGGATTTTAGTACTATTTTTCATTCCTGTACTCGGCTTTATCATGTATTTACTTTTTGGACAAAATTTAAGCAGAAAGAAAATGTTTTATTGGGAAGATCGTGACAAAGTAGGAATAGAGTCTTTAATCAAAGAGCAAATCACACAATTGAATCAAAGAAGTTTTCCTTTCCAAAATTCAACCGAAGAAAAAAGTCGTGACCTTATTCATATGCATTTAATTAATAATGCTGCCACGTTTTCTCAACATAACGACATTCAAATTTTTACTGATGGCAAAGAAAAATTTTACTCACTCTTTCATGATATAGAGAATGCTAAAGACCATATCCATCTGCAATACTATATCATCAAAAACGACGAACTCGGCAGAAGATTAATGAAAGTGTTATCACAAAAGGCACGTACTGGAGTAAAGGTTCGGGTTCTTTACGATGAGCTAGGCTCCCGATCATTAAGAAAATCATTTTTCAAGGAGCTGCGCCAAGCTGGCGGAGAGGTTGAAGCCTTCTTCCCTTCAAAGCTTCCTTTAATTAATTTGCGATTAAATTATCGTAATCATCGTAAACTCGCTATCATTGATGGAAAAATCGGTTATGTAGGCGGATTTAATGTAGGAGATGAGTATTTAGGATTAAATAAACGGTTCGGATACTGGCGTGACACACATATTCGGATTGTTGGTGAAGCAGTACACCCTATACAAACTAGGTTTATTCTCGATTGGAACCAAGCTTCCTATCGGTATGATATTAACTATTCCCCTCGTTACTTCCAACATCCAATTAGCAGTGGAGATGTTGGCCTACAGATTGTAACAAGCGGACCTGACTCAGAGTGGGAACAAATTAAAAATGGCTATATAAAAATGATTTCTTTAGCAAAAGAAACTATTTTTATTCAGACCCCATACTTTATTCCGGACTCTAGTCTTTTAGATGCATTAAGAATCGCTTGTTTATGTGGAGTCGATGTAAAAATTATGATCCCCAATAAGCCAGACCATATGTTTGTCTATTGGGCTACTTATTTTTATGTTGGAGAAATGCTGAAAGCTGGGGCAAAAATTTATATTTATGAAAAAGGGTTTATCCATTCAAAATCCATTGTCGTAGATCATGAAATTGCATCTGTTGGGACAGCAAATATCGATGTACGAAGCTTCCGCCTTAATTTTGAAGTGAACGCATTCATCTATCATAAAGGATTTTCTAACATACTAATGGAACAATTTTCTGAGGATATGAAGGCTTCAACGGAATTAACTCTTGAGAATTATATAAAAAGACCAGTGAAGATTCGTCTAAAAGAATCAATATCAAGGCTATTGTCACCAATTCTATAA
- a CDS encoding S-ribosylhomocysteine lyase encodes MPSVESFELDHNAVKAPYVRHCGVHKVGSDGVVNKFDIRFCQPNKQAMKPDVIHTLEHLLAFNLREHAEKYSHFDIIDISPMGCQTGYYLVVSGEPSVEEIIDLLEDTMKSAVEIVEIPAANETQCGQAKLHDLEGAKRLMRFWLEQSKENLKQVFA; translated from the coding sequence ATGCCTTCTGTAGAAAGCTTTGAACTAGATCATAATGCAGTGAAAGCCCCTTATGTAAGACATTGTGGAGTACATAAAGTGGGTAGTGATGGAGTTGTTAATAAATTTGATATTCGATTCTGTCAACCAAATAAGCAAGCAATGAAGCCAGATGTTATTCATACATTGGAACACTTATTAGCATTTAACCTGCGTGAGCATGCTGAGAAATATAGCCATTTTGATATTATTGATATTTCTCCAATGGGATGTCAAACAGGTTATTACCTAGTTGTGAGTGGAGAGCCTTCGGTGGAAGAAATTATTGATCTACTCGAGGATACGATGAAATCAGCCGTGGAAATCGTTGAGATTCCTGCAGCTAATGAAACACAATGTGGTCAAGCGAAGCTTCACGATCTTGAGGGAGCTAAACGATTAATGCGCTTTTGGCTTGAACAATCAAAAGAAAATTTGAAACAGGTATTTGCCTAA
- the yidD gene encoding membrane protein insertion efficiency factor YidD, protein MLKKAMIAFIRFYQIALSPLKPPSCRFYPTCSHYGLEAIQRFGPIKGGYLTIKRLLKCHPFHPGGFDYVPEKKERKN, encoded by the coding sequence ATGCTAAAAAAGGCGATGATTGCCTTTATCCGTTTCTATCAAATTGCCCTTTCTCCACTCAAGCCACCAAGCTGTCGCTTCTACCCCACTTGCTCACACTATGGATTAGAGGCCATTCAAAGATTTGGACCGATTAAAGGTGGTTACCTAACCATTAAACGTTTATTAAAATGTCACCCTTTTCATCCAGGTGGGTTTGATTATGTTCCCGAAAAAAAGGAAAGAAAGAACTAG
- a CDS encoding beta-class carbonic anhydrase has product MRLLDEILEYNQQFVEEKRYEEYTTTKFPNKRLVILTCMDTRLLELLPKAMNVSNGDVKLIKNAGALVTHPFGSIMRSLLVAVYQLQAEEVLVIGHYDCGMSGMKADVVIESMKERGITQETLDMLNYSGINVSEWMHGFDNVSDSVKHSVNMIKKHPLLPKGVPVHGLVIDPETGRLDAVENGYEGI; this is encoded by the coding sequence ATGAGATTGTTAGATGAAATTTTAGAGTATAATCAACAGTTTGTTGAAGAAAAACGGTATGAGGAATATACAACAACAAAATTCCCGAACAAACGACTGGTTATTTTAACTTGTATGGACACAAGATTGTTAGAGTTGTTACCTAAAGCGATGAACGTCTCAAATGGGGATGTAAAACTCATAAAAAATGCTGGTGCACTTGTTACACATCCGTTTGGAAGTATTATGAGAAGTTTACTTGTAGCTGTGTATCAGTTGCAGGCAGAAGAGGTTCTGGTCATTGGTCATTATGATTGTGGAATGAGTGGAATGAAGGCTGATGTAGTCATCGAAAGCATGAAAGAACGGGGAATTACTCAAGAGACGCTTGATATGCTTAACTACTCTGGCATTAACGTCTCCGAGTGGATGCATGGATTTGACAATGTGTCTGATAGCGTGAAGCACAGTGTAAACATGATTAAGAAACATCCTCTACTTCCAAAAGGAGTTCCTGTACATGGACTTGTCATTGACCCTGAAACAGGTAGATTAGACGCTGTTGAAAATGGGTATGAGGGCATCTAG
- a CDS encoding metal ABC transporter solute-binding protein, Zn/Mn family: protein MFRKHTVFILMLLIATVLAGCQGETTETSQENDKLSIYTTVYPLQYFTERIGEDLVSVNSIYPNGADEHSFEPSQKDMIDLADSDLFFYIGLGLEGFVSKAEQALKNENVTLVATAEHITFEEHTEDEHAHEETTEEHAEETEEEHAHEEEDGHNHGDVDPHVWLDPIYSISLAEEIKEQLLEKLPNNKEQIEENFAALEKELQQLNEDFTEVTSTAKHKEFLVSHAAFGYWSERYGLEQISVSGLASTNEPTQKELETIIAEAEEHDLHYIFFEQNVSSKLTEIVQKEIGAEPLTLHNLSTLTDADVKDERTYFTIMKDNLEALQTALNK from the coding sequence ATGTTTCGTAAACATACAGTATTTATTTTAATGCTACTCATTGCCACAGTTCTTGCAGGTTGTCAGGGAGAAACAACTGAAACGAGTCAAGAAAACGATAAACTATCAATCTATACAACCGTTTATCCACTACAGTACTTCACAGAACGCATTGGTGAAGACTTAGTAAGTGTCAACTCTATTTATCCTAATGGTGCAGATGAACACTCATTTGAGCCATCTCAAAAAGACATGATTGATCTTGCAGATTCTGACCTTTTCTTCTACATTGGTCTAGGTTTAGAAGGGTTCGTTTCAAAGGCAGAACAAGCCCTAAAAAATGAAAACGTCACTTTAGTAGCAACTGCTGAACATATCACCTTTGAAGAGCATACAGAGGATGAACATGCTCATGAAGAAACGACAGAAGAGCATGCGGAAGAAACTGAAGAAGAACATGCTCACGAAGAAGAAGATGGACATAATCATGGTGATGTAGACCCACATGTATGGCTTGACCCCATTTATTCTATTAGCCTAGCAGAAGAAATTAAAGAGCAACTTCTTGAAAAGTTACCAAATAATAAAGAGCAAATCGAAGAAAACTTCGCAGCACTAGAAAAAGAATTACAGCAATTAAATGAAGACTTTACTGAAGTAACAAGCACAGCAAAACACAAGGAATTTTTAGTATCTCACGCCGCATTTGGTTACTGGTCAGAGCGTTACGGACTTGAGCAAATCAGCGTGTCGGGCTTGGCTTCAACAAATGAGCCTACTCAAAAAGAGCTTGAAACGATTATCGCTGAAGCCGAGGAACATGATCTACATTATATTTTCTTCGAACAAAATGTAAGCTCAAAGCTAACTGAAATTGTTCAAAAGGAAATTGGTGCAGAACCATTAACCCTCCATAATCTTTCAACCTTAACGGATGCAGATGTAAAAGATGAACGCACGTACTTTACCATTATGAAAGATAATTTGGAAGCATTACAAACCGCTTTAAACAAATAG
- a CDS encoding cytochrome ubiquinol oxidase subunit I, whose product MDDLLIARSLFGTTMGFHIIFATIGVGLPFMMLTAELMYQKTKDQEYVVMAKRWTKAFAVLLGVGIPTGTIAGVQLSLLWPGFMEVIGVVMALPFQIEIYAFFIEALFMSIYVYAAERIPPWARITSLVLVAIGALASAVLITNVHAWEGTPTGFRIENGMITDVDPWAAFFNPSFIVTAGHVALSAYTTGAFVIASVSAYKLWRTEFNTRIYHFHKKALTLSLIVGGIFSLLTAINGHESAQYLHEYQPEKLAAAEGLFETQSHAPLVIGGFTDRETEEVKYAIHIPWALSFLAGNSFDTVVKGLKEWPEEEWPPLFVHTLFNGMVGIGSLLILLPLLALLWMKFLKKEKYPSWILSTFIASGPLAVLAIEFGWIFACTGRQPWTIYRVLSTADSATTATNLGVLFLAFAAVYVILGVSVVFVLLYYFRKNTVADDLHRAEQKGIPLYGSNT is encoded by the coding sequence ATGGATGATTTACTAATTGCACGCTCGTTATTCGGAACTACTATGGGTTTTCATATTATTTTTGCAACGATCGGGGTAGGCTTGCCTTTTATGATGCTTACGGCTGAGCTTATGTATCAAAAAACGAAAGACCAAGAGTATGTAGTTATGGCTAAGCGCTGGACAAAAGCCTTTGCCGTACTACTTGGTGTCGGGATTCCAACAGGTACAATCGCTGGAGTTCAACTATCTCTATTATGGCCAGGTTTTATGGAAGTGATCGGTGTCGTTATGGCCCTTCCCTTCCAAATTGAAATATATGCTTTCTTTATTGAAGCACTATTTATGTCCATTTATGTATATGCTGCTGAGCGTATTCCTCCTTGGGCTCGAATCACAAGCCTCGTACTTGTGGCGATTGGTGCTTTAGCATCTGCTGTTCTCATAACGAATGTTCACGCCTGGGAAGGGACACCCACAGGATTTAGAATCGAAAACGGGATGATAACCGATGTTGATCCGTGGGCAGCATTTTTTAACCCGAGCTTTATTGTCACAGCGGGACATGTGGCGTTATCTGCTTATACAACAGGTGCATTTGTGATTGCGTCCGTATCAGCCTATAAACTATGGAGAACTGAATTTAATACACGCATCTACCATTTTCACAAAAAAGCATTAACACTGAGTCTCATTGTTGGAGGAATATTTTCTCTATTAACCGCCATAAACGGCCATGAATCCGCTCAATATTTACATGAGTACCAACCTGAAAAATTGGCAGCCGCAGAAGGATTATTTGAAACTCAATCACATGCCCCTCTCGTTATTGGAGGATTTACTGACCGTGAAACCGAAGAGGTTAAGTACGCGATTCACATTCCTTGGGCCCTAAGCTTTTTAGCGGGAAATAGCTTTGATACCGTCGTTAAGGGACTAAAAGAATGGCCAGAAGAAGAATGGCCACCGCTATTTGTTCACACCCTTTTCAATGGAATGGTAGGCATAGGATCTTTACTAATTTTATTACCTCTACTCGCTTTACTATGGATGAAATTTTTGAAAAAAGAAAAATATCCTAGTTGGATTCTTTCGACTTTTATTGCCTCTGGTCCTTTAGCAGTACTTGCGATTGAATTTGGATGGATTTTTGCTTGTACAGGAAGACAACCTTGGACGATTTACCGCGTCTTGTCAACGGCCGATTCAGCGACAACAGCAACAAATTTAGGTGTATTATTTCTAGCATTTGCAGCTGTATACGTCATTCTAGGAGTTTCAGTGGTATTTGTCCTTCTCTATTATTTTAGAAAGAACACCGTTGCTGATGATTTACATCGCGCCGAACAAAAAGGTATACCACTATATGGGTCCAATACGTAA
- a CDS encoding cytochrome d ubiquinol oxidase subunit II, whose protein sequence is MTDALLAITVLWGFVFIYAVMATMDFGAGFWSMIYFNRTQTKATNIANRYLSPTWEVTNTFIVALVVAVYSLFPSAAYTLGTVLLIPGSMILLLLALRSAFLVFSNIASEYRKPLTYISGITGILIPGLLISVLPITHGNYIDFSDGRQTLDLMKLFTSANEYAFIGFAISSTLFLSSLLLADYSKTAEEYEAYAVYRRDAIILGPISLAMAVLIMFTLRIEAPWLYEKMMDNLAFLITSVVFFVIGGLGLFLPSVTGGPKGMPRLTVIAITIQYLLASLVYGQAHLPYIVYPEVTIQNAFTDPNSFRAIFATYIAGFAILFPGFFYFWTLFMNDKRYLQQKQPPEETKT, encoded by the coding sequence ATGACAGATGCATTACTAGCCATCACTGTGTTATGGGGATTTGTATTCATCTATGCTGTTATGGCAACCATGGACTTTGGTGCCGGATTCTGGTCTATGATTTACTTCAATAGAACGCAGACAAAGGCTACTAACATCGCTAACCGATATTTGTCCCCCACATGGGAAGTAACCAACACATTTATTGTTGCTCTTGTTGTTGCTGTGTACAGTTTATTTCCATCCGCAGCGTATACGCTTGGAACCGTATTGCTTATTCCAGGCAGTATGATTTTGCTTTTGCTTGCCTTACGAAGTGCGTTTCTCGTTTTCTCAAATATTGCATCTGAATATCGAAAACCACTAACATATATCTCTGGAATTACAGGTATACTCATTCCTGGATTACTCATCAGCGTACTTCCAATTACACATGGCAACTATATCGACTTTTCTGATGGCCGCCAAACCCTTGATCTTATGAAACTTTTTACCAGCGCCAATGAATACGCGTTTATTGGATTTGCAATAAGTTCCACTTTGTTTTTATCATCCTTATTGCTTGCAGACTATTCAAAAACAGCGGAAGAATATGAGGCCTATGCTGTATATCGAAGAGATGCCATTATTCTAGGTCCTATCTCTCTGGCAATGGCGGTTCTCATTATGTTTACGCTCCGAATAGAAGCACCTTGGCTTTACGAAAAAATGATGGATAATCTGGCGTTTTTAATTACATCGGTTGTGTTTTTTGTCATTGGAGGGCTTGGATTGTTTTTACCTTCTGTCACTGGGGGACCAAAGGGAATGCCTCGCCTTACTGTTATTGCCATAACGATTCAATACTTACTTGCCAGTCTTGTCTACGGACAAGCACATTTGCCTTACATTGTTTACCCAGAGGTGACCATTCAAAACGCATTCACAGATCCGAATTCGTTCCGAGCTATTTTCGCAACCTATATAGCCGGTTTTGCTATTCTTTTTCCAGGGTTCTTTTATTTCTGGACATTATTTATGAATGACAAAAGATATCTACAGCAAAAACAACCACCAGAAGAAACGAAGACATAA